A single region of the Kineosporiaceae bacterium SCSIO 59966 genome encodes:
- a CDS encoding NADH-quinone oxidoreductase subunit G, whose product MTSTTGTPRTDQPVETVSAVIDGMEVSAPKGTLIIRAAETLGVAIPRFCDHPLLDPVAACRQCLVEVATPGPDGSLRPMPKPQPSCAIELTEGMVVKTQVTSPVADKAQQGQLEFLLINHPLDCPVCDKGGECPLQNQAMSNGRPETRFVDVKRTFPKPIRISSQVLLDRERCVLCQRCTRFAKEIAGDPFIELQERGAQQQIGTFSPAVLGIHVPDESVLDQAGEPFASYFSGNTIQICPVGALTSAAYRFRARPFDLVSSPSVCEHCASGCALRVDHRRGTVLRRLAGEDPAVNEEWNCDKGRFAFTWQTAADRVTTPMVRDADTGQLVPASWSEALDVAARGLTAARDAAADAAGQPAGVGVLVGGRATVEDAYAYAKFARLALGTNDVDFRARPHSAEEADVLAARVAGAGMPVTYADLERAPAVLLVAFEPEEESPIVFLRLRKAVRKHGLQVAAVAPMATRGLTKLSGALVEAAPGTEPSVLRALAASAPEVAETAELLRRPGAVVLVGERLAAVPGGLTAAAALADATGAALAWVPRRAGERGALEAGALPTLLPGGRPVADPEARVDTAAAWGTPVSLPDAPGRDTTAMLAAAASGELGALVVGGVDPVDLPDPELALTALGRVPFLVSLEVRLSAVTDRADVVLPVAPVAEKSGTFLSWEGRWRMFERTLQSRALPDLRVLDELAAAMGVDLGTPTVEAVRGELAELGAWEGGRLAAAPAEPVRPPEPAPGEAVLATWHLLLDAGRLQDGEPFLAGTAQRAHARLSAATAAEAGVDDGGLVEVATDAGAVRLPVVVTAMPDRVVWLPTNSPGSSVHATLRAGAGSVVRVAAVPADAVEEVQA is encoded by the coding sequence ATGACCTCCACCACCGGTACGCCGCGGACCGACCAGCCGGTCGAGACGGTCAGCGCCGTCATCGACGGCATGGAGGTCAGTGCGCCCAAGGGGACGCTGATCATTCGTGCCGCCGAGACCCTCGGGGTGGCCATCCCGCGGTTCTGCGACCACCCGCTGCTCGACCCGGTCGCGGCCTGTCGGCAGTGTCTCGTCGAGGTGGCCACGCCCGGCCCCGACGGCTCCCTGCGGCCGATGCCGAAGCCGCAGCCGTCCTGCGCGATCGAGCTCACCGAGGGGATGGTGGTCAAGACCCAGGTCACCTCCCCGGTCGCGGACAAGGCGCAGCAGGGGCAGCTCGAGTTCCTGCTGATCAACCACCCGCTGGACTGCCCCGTCTGCGACAAGGGCGGGGAGTGCCCGCTGCAGAACCAGGCGATGAGCAACGGCCGCCCGGAGACCCGGTTCGTCGACGTCAAGCGCACCTTCCCCAAGCCGATCCGGATCTCCAGCCAGGTGCTGCTGGACCGGGAACGCTGCGTCCTGTGCCAGCGCTGCACGAGGTTTGCCAAGGAGATCGCCGGGGACCCGTTCATCGAGCTGCAGGAGCGCGGCGCCCAGCAGCAGATCGGCACGTTCTCCCCGGCCGTGCTCGGCATCCACGTCCCCGACGAGTCCGTGCTCGACCAGGCGGGTGAGCCGTTCGCCAGCTACTTCTCCGGCAACACCATCCAGATCTGTCCCGTCGGTGCGCTGACGTCGGCCGCCTACCGGTTCCGGGCCCGCCCGTTCGACCTCGTCTCCTCGCCGTCGGTGTGCGAGCACTGCGCCTCCGGCTGCGCCCTGCGCGTCGACCACCGCCGGGGCACGGTGCTGCGCCGACTGGCCGGGGAGGACCCGGCGGTCAACGAGGAGTGGAACTGCGACAAGGGGCGGTTCGCCTTCACCTGGCAGACCGCCGCCGACCGGGTCACCACCCCGATGGTCCGGGACGCCGACACCGGCCAGCTCGTGCCGGCCTCCTGGAGCGAGGCGCTCGACGTGGCCGCCCGGGGACTGACCGCCGCACGGGACGCCGCCGCCGACGCCGCCGGGCAGCCCGCTGGGGTCGGGGTGCTCGTCGGCGGCCGTGCCACCGTCGAGGACGCGTACGCCTACGCCAAGTTCGCCCGCCTCGCCCTGGGCACGAACGACGTCGACTTCCGCGCCCGGCCGCACTCGGCCGAGGAGGCCGACGTGCTCGCCGCACGGGTCGCGGGCGCCGGCATGCCGGTCACCTACGCCGACCTCGAGCGGGCGCCCGCCGTGCTGCTCGTCGCGTTCGAGCCCGAGGAGGAGTCGCCGATCGTCTTCCTGCGACTCCGCAAGGCGGTCCGCAAGCACGGCCTGCAGGTGGCCGCGGTCGCGCCGATGGCCACCCGGGGGCTGACCAAGCTGTCCGGGGCCCTCGTCGAGGCCGCCCCCGGCACCGAGCCGTCGGTGCTCCGGGCACTCGCCGCGTCGGCGCCAGAGGTCGCCGAGACCGCCGAGCTGCTGCGCCGTCCCGGCGCGGTCGTCCTCGTCGGGGAGCGGCTCGCCGCCGTCCCCGGCGGGCTCACCGCGGCCGCCGCCCTGGCCGACGCCACCGGCGCCGCCCTGGCCTGGGTGCCGCGCCGGGCCGGGGAGCGCGGCGCACTGGAGGCCGGCGCCCTGCCGACGCTGCTGCCGGGGGGGCGGCCGGTCGCCGACCCCGAGGCTCGCGTCGACACCGCCGCCGCCTGGGGCACGCCCGTCTCGCTGCCGGACGCCCCCGGCCGGGACACCACCGCCATGCTCGCCGCCGCGGCGTCCGGTGAGCTCGGCGCGCTCGTCGTCGGCGGCGTCGACCCGGTCGACCTGCCCGACCCCGAGCTGGCCCTCACCGCCCTGGGCCGGGTGCCGTTCCTCGTCAGCCTCGAGGTCCGGCTGTCCGCGGTGACCGACCGGGCCGACGTCGTCCTGCCGGTCGCCCCGGTCGCCGAGAAGTCCGGCACCTTCCTCAGCTGGGAGGGCCGCTGGCGGATGTTCGAGCGCACCCTGCAGTCCCGCGCGCTGCCGGACCTGCGGGTGCTCGACGAGCTGGCCGCCGCCATGGGTGTCGACCTCGGCACGCCCACCGTCGAGGCCGTCCGTGGCGAGCTCGCCGAGCTCGGCGCCTGGGAGGGCGGCCGCCTCGCCGCCGCCCCCGCCGAGCCCGTCCGCCCGCCCGAACCGGCCCCGGGAGAGGCCGTGCTGGCCACCTGGCACCTGCTGCTGGACGCCGGACGCCTCCAGGACGGCGAGCCGTTCCTGGCCGGCACCGCCCAGCGGGCCCACGCCCGGCTGTCCGCGGCCACCGCGGCGGAGGCCGGTGTGGACGACGGCGGCCTGGTCGAGGTCGCCACCGACGCCGGCGCCGTCCGCCTGCCGGTGGTCGTCACGGCGATGCCCGACCGGGTCGTCTGGCTGCCGACCAACTCACCAGGCAGCTCCGTGCACGCGACGCTGCGTGCGGGCGCCGGGTCCGTCGTGCGCGTCGCGGCCGTCCCGGCCGACGCCGTCGAGGAGGTGCAGGCGTGA
- the nuoH gene encoding NADH-quinone oxidoreductase subunit NuoH, with product MNLLASTAVPSADFSNDNGWVIFGKILFVFVFLVVNVVIVIWAERRIIGRMQLRLGPNRTGPFGILQSIADGAKLMFKEDFAPRGADRWVYLLAPALSATPAFLAFAVIPLGPEVRIPFTDIVTPLQLTDLPVAVLYVLAIGSIGVYGLVLAGWSSGSTYPLLGGVRSTAQVISYELAMGLSLVSVFIVAGSMSTSQIVASQANLWWAVTLLPAFVIYVVSMVGETNRLPFDLPEAEGELVGGFHTEYAGMKFAMFFLAEYINMFTVSALATTLFLGGWQAPWPLGGPIWPGANEGWWPLLWFTAKLWLFIFFFIWLRGSLPRMRYDQFMKLGWKVLIPSALAWVVAVAVLQGVRQFTDVSLSTVLWVIVGVAAVFVAASFLWPSPQEEDAGPPQGEFDPFAGGHPVPPLPGQQLPASPRRMRQTAVVGSTTTSDTPTPSEEDTRG from the coding sequence GTGAACCTGCTGGCGTCCACCGCGGTCCCGTCCGCGGACTTCAGCAACGACAACGGGTGGGTCATCTTCGGGAAGATCCTCTTCGTCTTCGTCTTCCTCGTCGTCAACGTCGTCATCGTGATCTGGGCCGAGCGCCGGATCATCGGGCGGATGCAGCTGCGGCTCGGGCCGAACCGGACCGGCCCCTTCGGCATCCTGCAGAGCATCGCGGACGGCGCGAAGCTCATGTTCAAGGAGGACTTCGCTCCTCGCGGCGCGGACCGCTGGGTGTACCTGCTCGCACCGGCGCTGTCGGCGACCCCCGCGTTCCTCGCGTTCGCCGTCATCCCGCTCGGGCCCGAGGTGCGGATCCCGTTCACCGACATCGTCACCCCGCTCCAGCTCACCGACCTGCCGGTCGCAGTGCTCTACGTCCTGGCCATCGGGTCGATCGGCGTGTACGGGCTGGTGCTGGCCGGCTGGTCCTCCGGGTCCACCTACCCGCTGCTCGGTGGGGTCCGGTCCACCGCCCAGGTGATCAGCTACGAGCTGGCGATGGGCCTGTCCCTGGTCAGCGTCTTCATCGTCGCCGGGTCCATGTCGACGTCCCAGATCGTCGCCTCCCAGGCCAACCTGTGGTGGGCGGTCACCCTGCTGCCGGCGTTCGTGATCTACGTCGTGTCGATGGTCGGGGAGACCAACCGGCTGCCGTTCGACCTGCCCGAGGCCGAGGGTGAGCTCGTCGGCGGCTTCCACACCGAGTACGCCGGGATGAAGTTCGCGATGTTCTTCCTCGCCGAGTACATCAACATGTTCACCGTCTCGGCGCTGGCGACGACCCTCTTCCTCGGCGGCTGGCAGGCCCCGTGGCCGCTCGGCGGCCCGATCTGGCCGGGTGCCAACGAGGGCTGGTGGCCGCTGCTGTGGTTCACGGCCAAGCTGTGGCTGTTCATCTTCTTCTTCATCTGGCTGCGCGGCTCCCTGCCCCGGATGCGCTACGACCAGTTCATGAAGCTCGGGTGGAAGGTGCTCATCCCCTCGGCGCTGGCCTGGGTCGTCGCCGTCGCCGTGCTCCAGGGCGTGCGCCAGTTCACCGACGTCAGCCTCAGCACCGTCCTGTGGGTCATCGTCGGCGTCGCCGCCGTGTTCGTCGCCGCGAGCTTCCTGTGGCCCAGCCCGCAGGAGGAGGACGCCGGCCCGCCGCAGGGCGAGTTCGACCCGTTCGCCGGCGGCCACCCGGTGCCCCCGCTGCCGGGCCAGCAGCTCCCCGCCTCACCACGGCGGATGCGCCAGACCGCCGTCGTCGGCTCCACCACCACGTCGGACACCCCGACCCCGTCCGAGGAGGACACCCGTGGCTGA
- the nuoI gene encoding NADH-quinone oxidoreductase subunit NuoI, translated as MAESKDLRRREDDDDRQGGFLSELLAPVAGFGVSLGNMFRKVETQQYPEEKVPTQPRFHGRHQLNRHPDGLEKCIGCELCAWACPADAIYVEGADNTEEARFSPGERYGRVYQINYLRCIFCGLCIEACPTRALTMTNEYELAGPSRVGLIYEKQDLLAPMQPGMLAPPHPMVPGTDEQSYYRGEVTGAVPEQEQWVRQRSAAAAAHGEEAR; from the coding sequence GTGGCTGAGTCCAAGGACCTGCGCCGTCGCGAGGACGACGACGACCGCCAGGGCGGCTTTCTCTCCGAGCTGCTCGCCCCGGTCGCCGGCTTCGGCGTCAGCCTCGGCAACATGTTCCGGAAGGTCGAGACCCAGCAGTACCCGGAGGAGAAGGTCCCGACCCAGCCGAGGTTCCACGGTCGCCACCAGCTCAACCGGCACCCCGACGGGCTGGAGAAGTGCATCGGCTGCGAGCTGTGCGCCTGGGCCTGCCCGGCCGACGCCATCTACGTCGAGGGCGCCGACAACACCGAGGAGGCCCGGTTCTCACCGGGTGAGCGGTACGGCCGCGTGTACCAGATCAACTACCTGCGCTGCATCTTCTGCGGTCTGTGCATCGAGGCCTGCCCCACCCGTGCGCTGACCATGACGAACGAGTACGAGCTGGCCGGCCCCAGCCGGGTCGGCCTCATCTACGAGAAGCAGGACCTGCTCGCCCCGATGCAGCCGGGGATGCTCGCGCCGCCGCACCCGATGGTCCCGGGCACCGACGAGCAGAGCTACTACCGCGGTGAGGTCACCGGCGCGGTACCGGAGCAGGAGCAGTGGGTCCGCCAGCGGTCGGCCGCTGCGGCCGCGCACGGCGAGGAGGCCCGATGA
- a CDS encoding NADH-quinone oxidoreductase subunit J — protein sequence MSPASLLTAPALAQVPLDPATQAHLGTGETVLFWVLAPLMVIAALGLLFAKKAVHAALMLVFVMISLAVLYAAQEAPFLFVTQIIVYTGAVMILFLFVLMLVGVDSSDSLVETIRGHRVPSFLAGIGLAVVLVAGVTGSGLLGTEVRDAPLPVGLAEANADGNPVGIARLVFSDFVIAFELTGALLVTAALGAVLLTHRPRLTPRVTQRELAARRVREGTQVTPLPAPGVFARHNGVDIPALLPDGTPSELSVSRVLRARGQTTSPLRFRDDVRVIEAEIGPDHRRGVTGSQFPTDEAGDASTEVSDADQEPGTPQGRQDGADR from the coding sequence ATGAGTCCCGCCAGCCTGCTCACCGCGCCGGCGCTCGCCCAGGTGCCGCTCGACCCGGCGACCCAGGCGCACCTCGGCACCGGGGAGACGGTGCTGTTCTGGGTGCTCGCGCCGCTCATGGTGATCGCCGCCCTGGGGCTGCTCTTCGCCAAGAAGGCCGTGCACGCCGCGCTCATGCTCGTGTTCGTGATGATCTCCCTGGCGGTGCTGTACGCGGCGCAGGAGGCGCCGTTCCTCTTCGTCACCCAGATCATCGTCTACACCGGCGCGGTGATGATCCTCTTCCTCTTCGTGCTCATGCTCGTCGGGGTCGACTCCTCGGACTCGCTCGTCGAGACCATCCGAGGGCACCGGGTGCCGTCCTTCCTGGCCGGTATCGGGCTCGCGGTCGTGCTCGTCGCCGGAGTCACCGGCAGCGGGCTGCTCGGCACCGAGGTGCGTGATGCGCCGCTGCCGGTCGGCCTCGCCGAGGCCAACGCCGACGGCAACCCGGTCGGCATCGCCCGGCTGGTGTTCTCCGACTTCGTCATCGCCTTCGAGCTGACCGGTGCGCTGCTCGTCACCGCCGCGCTGGGCGCCGTCCTGCTCACCCACCGGCCGCGGCTCACCCCGCGGGTGACCCAGCGCGAGCTCGCGGCGCGCCGGGTCCGTGAGGGCACCCAGGTCACGCCGCTGCCCGCCCCAGGTGTGTTCGCCCGGCACAACGGGGTGGACATCCCGGCGCTGCTGCCCGACGGCACCCCCAGCGAGCTGTCGGTCTCCCGGGTGCTGCGGGCCCGCGGCCAGACGACGTCGCCGCTGCGGTTCCGGGACGACGTCCGGGTCATCGAGGCGGAGATCGGGCCGGACCACCGCCGCGGCGTCACCGGCTCGCAGTTCCCGACCGACGAGGCCGGCGACGCCAGCACGGAGGTGTCCGACGCCGACCAGGAGCCCGGGACGCCGCAGGGGCGGCAGGACGGAGCGGACCGATGA
- the nuoK gene encoding NADH-quinone oxidoreductase subunit NuoK translates to MTITSYIALSALLFAIGATTVLVRRNAIVVFMGVELMLNATNLAFVTFARMTGDLSGQVIAFFVMVVAAAEVVVGLAIIVTIFRTRRSASVDDANLLKY, encoded by the coding sequence ATGACCATCACCAGCTACATCGCGCTGTCCGCGCTGCTGTTCGCCATCGGCGCGACGACCGTGCTGGTGCGCCGCAACGCGATCGTCGTGTTCATGGGCGTCGAGCTCATGCTCAACGCCACCAACCTCGCGTTCGTCACCTTCGCCCGGATGACCGGCGACCTGTCCGGCCAGGTCATCGCCTTCTTCGTCATGGTGGTGGCCGCCGCCGAGGTGGTCGTCGGGCTGGCCATCATCGTCACGATCTTCCGGACCCGCCGGTCGGCGTCCGTCGACGACGCCAACCTGCTGAAGTACTAG